Proteins encoded in a region of the Sulfurimonas marina genome:
- a CDS encoding endonuclease MutS2: protein MQIDKILTQLDLDSHISQFRSFFSREDSLYIEGDQELHYRYIKALDKIEFNAPPKVIDFFSIKNHLKKHGVLNFEQIFELVKVVRYFRYFRNKKLDCIIGEWIEKIEIPEKFLEVEKYFDFQGNFEENLDETLFGLGQRIKEHKGEISASLKRLMGSSKISGYLVDTQVHFINNEECLLVRGGFNHVLKGAVVGRSTGGFFYVAPDIILKTKEKIRYIEQEREALFYAYAKEFSQKLSELLPFINYIDKEFSKFDNYQARVLFARSKDLQIIKSKNHKNIVLKDFIHPALQHAKPINVDFSKNILMITGVNAGGKTMLLKSILASAFMAKYIIPMKLNETKSEIGNFKDLEAIIDDPQNVKNDISTFAGRMQQFSQIFTKKQALIGIDEIELGTDSDEAAALFKVILDDLIKKGQKVVVTTHHKRLAALMADREDVELLAAIYDEDQRRPTYEFMQGIIGKSYAFETASRYGIAHRLVDEAKKVYGDNSEKLSLLIERGSELERELKQKHQQVDEKLNELEKKERALKEQREALNLELQKQEALLKQSYEEAINEAKKAARGGDIKEIHRAMNKANKKLPHEQKAEIPRDIEFKVGNEVKYHSQSGVIVSMKGKNDATIDINGMKVRVKTKHLKPTKIVKQKPKTDIRVNVEKKAGLKCDLHGMRGDEACEVLDKFLNDALVNGWDEVIVYHGIGTGKLSHAVKEFLKHHPRVKKFEDAPAHMGGFGAKIVTL, encoded by the coding sequence GTGCAAATAGACAAAATACTTACACAGCTAGACCTCGACTCCCACATTTCACAGTTTAGGAGTTTCTTCTCAAGAGAAGACTCTTTATATATAGAGGGTGATCAAGAGCTCCATTACCGCTACATTAAAGCACTTGACAAAATAGAGTTTAATGCCCCGCCTAAAGTGATTGATTTTTTCTCGATTAAGAACCATCTTAAAAAGCATGGTGTGCTGAACTTTGAACAGATTTTCGAACTTGTGAAAGTTGTACGCTATTTTCGCTACTTTCGTAATAAAAAGCTGGACTGTATCATTGGAGAATGGATCGAGAAGATTGAGATCCCTGAGAAGTTCTTAGAGGTTGAAAAATATTTTGATTTTCAAGGTAATTTTGAGGAAAATCTTGACGAAACCCTGTTTGGACTCGGCCAAAGAATCAAAGAACATAAAGGCGAAATTAGTGCTTCACTCAAACGTTTGATGGGTAGTTCAAAAATTTCAGGATACTTGGTCGATACACAGGTACACTTTATTAACAATGAAGAGTGTTTACTTGTTCGCGGCGGTTTTAATCATGTACTTAAAGGTGCCGTAGTGGGAAGAAGTACGGGTGGTTTTTTCTATGTAGCACCTGATATTATCTTAAAAACAAAAGAGAAGATAAGATATATAGAACAAGAACGTGAAGCTCTTTTTTACGCCTATGCAAAAGAGTTCTCACAAAAGCTCTCGGAACTTTTACCGTTTATAAACTATATTGACAAAGAGTTCTCAAAGTTCGACAACTATCAAGCACGTGTTTTATTTGCACGTAGTAAAGATCTTCAGATCATCAAAAGCAAAAACCATAAAAACATTGTTTTAAAAGATTTTATCCATCCGGCTCTGCAACACGCGAAACCTATTAATGTGGATTTCTCTAAAAACATACTGATGATTACCGGGGTAAATGCCGGTGGTAAAACTATGCTTTTAAAATCTATACTCGCTTCGGCATTTATGGCGAAATATATTATTCCGATGAAGCTCAACGAGACAAAGAGTGAGATAGGAAACTTTAAAGATCTAGAAGCGATTATAGATGACCCGCAAAACGTGAAAAACGACATCTCTACATTTGCCGGGCGTATGCAGCAATTCTCACAAATATTTACAAAAAAACAGGCTCTTATCGGTATCGATGAGATCGAGCTTGGAACAGATAGTGACGAAGCAGCAGCTCTGTTTAAAGTGATACTTGATGATCTAATCAAAAAAGGCCAAAAAGTTGTAGTAACAACCCACCATAAACGTCTTGCAGCACTTATGGCTGACCGTGAGGATGTGGAGCTTCTTGCAGCTATTTATGATGAAGATCAACGCAGACCGACATACGAGTTTATGCAAGGTATTATAGGAAAAAGTTACGCTTTTGAGACGGCAAGTCGTTACGGTATTGCTCACCGTTTAGTTGATGAGGCAAAAAAAGTTTACGGTGATAACTCTGAGAAACTCTCCCTTTTAATCGAGCGCGGTTCTGAGCTGGAGCGTGAACTAAAGCAAAAACATCAACAGGTCGATGAAAAGCTTAACGAACTCGAAAAAAAAGAGCGAGCTTTAAAAGAGCAAAGAGAAGCATTAAATCTTGAGCTTCAAAAACAAGAAGCACTCCTAAAACAAAGCTATGAAGAGGCGATCAATGAAGCCAAAAAAGCGGCTCGCGGCGGAGATATAAAAGAGATTCACCGTGCGATGAATAAAGCAAATAAAAAGCTGCCTCATGAGCAAAAAGCTGAGATCCCTCGTGATATAGAGTTTAAAGTGGGTAATGAAGTAAAATATCATTCACAAAGCGGTGTAATTGTCTCTATGAAAGGAAAAAATGACGCTACGATCGATATTAACGGTATGAAAGTGCGTGTCAAAACAAAACACTTAAAACCTACGAAGATCGTAAAACAAAAACCAAAAACCGATATACGTGTAAATGTAGAGAAAAAAGCGGGTCTTAAGTGCGATCTTCACGGTATGCGAGGGGATGAAGCGTGTGAAGTGTTAGACAAGTTTTTAAACGATGCACTTGTAAACGGTTGGGATGAAGTAATAGTCTATCACGGAATTGGGACAGGGAAACTTTCCCATGCCGTAAAAGAGTTTTTAAAACACCATCCAAGAGTGAAAAAATTTGAGGATGCTCCTGCACATATGGGTGGCTTTGGAGCAAAGATAGTAACGCTTTAG
- a CDS encoding EI24 domain-containing protein: MDNETGILTLSIKDLFTSKMIKYSILPFVLSMLILYILFFVLAGIGLDQLDSTMHVESTQTTVQNGVPHTDSFTATLENTAVIKFLMSSAITSWIATFLVYTIGSILMLYFSIFVALIVIGFMTHMILKELHKRHYQDIAMIGHSNLLEGIFLAIKWAVIMIILFVVCIPLYFIPVLNIIAFNFPLYYFFHKMIIYDVSSNICTKEEAIKIKIFHGGTLRLKTLILYLVSLIPFVIFFATVFYVIYLGHSYFLEVRKMRLAQQR; this comes from the coding sequence ATGGATAACGAAACAGGTATATTAACGCTAAGTATAAAGGATCTTTTTACCTCAAAAATGATCAAATACTCTATCCTTCCTTTTGTACTGAGTATGTTAATTTTATATATTTTATTTTTTGTACTAGCAGGGATCGGACTTGATCAGCTTGATTCAACTATGCATGTAGAATCAACCCAGACAACTGTCCAAAATGGAGTACCGCACACAGATAGTTTTACGGCAACTTTAGAAAATACTGCTGTTATAAAATTTTTAATGAGCAGTGCAATCACATCATGGATAGCTACATTTCTAGTTTACACTATCGGCTCTATTTTAATGCTCTATTTCTCTATTTTTGTAGCACTGATAGTTATCGGTTTTATGACCCATATGATCTTAAAAGAGCTACACAAAAGACACTACCAAGATATTGCAATGATTGGCCATTCTAATCTTTTAGAGGGGATTTTTTTAGCGATAAAGTGGGCTGTTATTATGATCATACTTTTTGTTGTATGTATCCCTTTATATTTTATTCCTGTACTCAACATCATCGCGTTTAATTTTCCACTGTATTACTTTTTCCACAAGATGATCATATATGATGTATCGTCAAATATATGTACAAAAGAGGAAGCGATTAAGATTAAGATTTTTCACGGAGGTACATTAAGATTGAAAACATTGATACTCTATCTTGTCTCACTCATCCCGTTTGTGATCTTTTTTGCTACGGTATTTTACGTGATCTATCTGGGGCACAGCTACTTTTTAGAAGTAAGAAAGATGAGATTAGCACAACAGCGCTAA
- a CDS encoding succinyldiaminopimelate transaminase, translating to MNFEPYPFEKLNDLLQNIIPNADYEPSVLTIGEPQFDTPEFIQESLANNAYLLKKYPKTGGEEVLRDAIRGFVKSRFDVEIDNSELIPTFGTREVLFNFPQFLLSDKSESVMAYTNPFYQIYEGAAIATNSKVIHLNLNADNNFKPEIDEEKLATCDLVILNFPNNPTNSMLSVEEMAQWVKLALKHDFVLMNDECYSEIYTDKKVPSILEASKLAGNDSFKNVLVINSISKRSSAPGLRSGFIAGDKEILKEYMKYRTYVGCASPLPLQYAAATAWSDEEHVSASREIYKNNFVIAKEILGTEIPEATFYIWLKVDNALEFTKKLFEKYNVKVLPGEFLARENFNGENPGVGYVRIALVENEEKTRDALNRIKECLGE from the coding sequence ATGAATTTTGAACCATATCCATTTGAAAAACTTAACGATTTACTACAAAACATTATACCAAATGCAGATTACGAACCATCAGTACTCACTATTGGTGAGCCACAATTTGACACTCCTGAATTTATCCAAGAGTCTCTGGCAAACAATGCATATCTTCTTAAAAAATACCCAAAAACAGGTGGAGAAGAAGTTTTAAGAGATGCAATCCGCGGCTTTGTTAAATCTAGATTTGATGTAGAGATAGACAATAGTGAACTAATCCCTACTTTTGGAACACGTGAGGTATTATTTAACTTTCCTCAATTTTTACTCTCAGACAAGAGTGAAAGTGTGATGGCCTATACAAACCCTTTTTACCAGATCTATGAGGGTGCTGCGATCGCTACAAACTCAAAAGTTATCCATCTTAACTTAAATGCGGATAATAACTTCAAACCGGAGATCGATGAAGAGAAACTTGCAACTTGTGACTTGGTTATTTTGAACTTTCCAAATAACCCGACAAATTCGATGCTCTCTGTAGAAGAGATGGCGCAGTGGGTTAAACTGGCTTTGAAACATGATTTTGTTTTGATGAATGATGAATGTTATTCAGAGATCTACACAGATAAAAAAGTTCCATCAATACTTGAAGCTTCAAAGCTTGCAGGAAATGACAGCTTTAAAAATGTACTTGTTATCAATTCGATCTCAAAACGCTCATCTGCACCGGGTCTTAGAAGCGGTTTTATTGCGGGTGACAAAGAGATACTAAAAGAGTATATGAAGTACCGTACATATGTAGGGTGTGCATCCCCTCTTCCACTTCAATATGCTGCAGCGACAGCTTGGAGTGATGAGGAGCATGTAAGTGCTTCAAGAGAGATCTATAAAAATAATTTTGTAATCGCAAAAGAGATACTCGGTACTGAGATTCCTGAGGCAACTTTTTACATCTGGCTCAAAGTTGACAATGCCTTAGAGTTTACAAAAAAACTGTTTGAAAAGTACAACGTTAAAGTTCTGCCGGGCGAGTTTTTAGCACGTGAAAACTTTAATGGAGAGAACCCTGGTGTTGGATATGTCAGAATTGCTTTAGTTGAAAATGAAGAAAAAACAAGAGATGCATTAAATAGAATCAAGGAGTGTTTAGGTGAGTAA
- a CDS encoding LemA family protein, with product MSTPVIIAIVIGIILVLMYNSLVSKKNQVENIFASIDTQLKKRYDLIPNLVASVGKYMEHEKSILQEVTKLRAEANKPNISDENKIHLDAKVTSALGSIMVAVENYPELKANTNVMHLQHSLNEVEEQISAARRAYNQAVTDYNNAIEMIPTNFMASAMSYTRKEVFEIPDTQRENVNVKELFNS from the coding sequence ATGTCAACTCCAGTTATTATTGCGATAGTTATAGGGATTATTTTAGTACTTATGTACAACTCTCTCGTTTCAAAGAAGAATCAAGTTGAAAATATCTTTGCAAGTATAGATACACAACTCAAAAAACGTTATGACCTCATCCCTAACCTCGTTGCCTCTGTAGGCAAATATATGGAACATGAAAAATCAATCCTCCAAGAAGTCACAAAACTCCGCGCTGAAGCCAATAAACCAAATATTTCGGATGAAAATAAGATCCACCTTGATGCCAAAGTTACTTCGGCACTCGGTTCTATCATGGTAGCGGTTGAGAACTATCCTGAATTAAAAGCAAATACAAATGTTATGCATCTCCAACATAGTTTAAATGAAGTAGAAGAGCAGATCTCGGCAGCTCGTCGTGCTTACAACCAAGCAGTAACTGATTATAATAATGCTATTGAGATGATTCCGACGAACTTTATGGCAAGTGCAATGAGTTATACAAGAAAAGAGGTATTTGAGATTCCAGATACTCAAAGAGAAAATGTAAATGTAAAAGAGCTGTTTAACTCATAG
- a CDS encoding ATP-dependent helicase, with product MPLSRLNEQQYEAATSQHSKNLIIASAGTGKTSTIVGRIAHLLNSGVEPNEILLLTFTNKAAAEMVSRVAEFFGTGVASKIDAGTFHAVSYRWLKKKDKRVVLKQQRELKTLFRSVFEKRSFGHIDAEVQAYGGNYLYDLYSFYQNTELSNDFEKWIKENYPEHELFAMIYADVVDEFEKLKREYGFLNFNDLLLDFRAMCKDHHLGYKEVLVDEYQDTNALQGTLIDAMNPPSLFCVGDYDQSIYAFNGADITIIGSFTKKYPDAVVHTLTKNYRSTVPILSLANKVIEHNERIYPKKLEVTRRDVDTAPKLLAYDELFDQYHGVADMISKTQTPREDIAVIFRNNSSADGIEVALRELDIPCKRKGGTSFFDSREVKAVLDLYTLLVNESDMMAFIHIFEFARGIGSAMAKEIYIALKNLGQGSMFYGLYAPDESMKNPFEKRKLNHQLGLFDDFLELGAVGKYAKLGFEAKFMKNPVLKHPKLTKESATFLHNFYLLFRDLKGIKQPKTIVRKIAASDFFKYIADLLSTKRATLKDGNIDEKQKQESLVRIERKMKLLQELSHPYNEHERFLNAMILGSSDLSQGEGVNLLSVHASKGLEYKEVYVVDLMDGRFPNRKLMVRGGSLDEERRLFYVAVTRAKDVLYLSYAKYDKIKKQNFLPSQFVYEAGLVPKDEGYREMVQKEMDKEEED from the coding sequence ATGCCTTTATCTAGACTAAACGAACAGCAATATGAAGCTGCAACATCTCAACATTCCAAAAATCTTATTATCGCTTCAGCAGGGACGGGAAAAACCTCTACGATCGTAGGTCGAATCGCCCATCTTTTAAATAGTGGCGTAGAACCAAATGAGATTTTACTCCTTACTTTTACCAATAAAGCAGCAGCTGAGATGGTTAGCCGTGTTGCCGAATTTTTTGGAACCGGCGTTGCTTCAAAAATTGATGCAGGGACGTTTCATGCTGTGAGTTATAGATGGTTAAAGAAAAAAGATAAGCGTGTTGTTTTAAAACAGCAACGTGAATTAAAAACACTGTTTCGATCGGTGTTTGAAAAACGATCATTCGGGCATATAGATGCCGAAGTTCAGGCATACGGCGGAAACTATCTGTATGACCTTTACTCATTTTATCAAAATACGGAACTCTCTAACGATTTTGAAAAATGGATAAAAGAGAACTATCCTGAACATGAACTTTTTGCCATGATATATGCGGATGTTGTTGATGAATTTGAAAAACTCAAACGTGAGTACGGTTTTCTAAACTTTAACGATCTCCTTTTAGATTTTCGTGCAATGTGTAAAGATCATCATCTCGGATATAAAGAGGTTCTTGTTGATGAGTACCAAGATACGAATGCGCTTCAGGGGACTTTGATAGATGCAATGAATCCGCCCTCACTATTTTGTGTAGGGGATTACGATCAAAGTATCTATGCATTTAACGGAGCCGATATTACGATCATCGGTTCATTTACAAAAAAATATCCCGATGCAGTTGTCCATACGTTGACAAAAAATTACCGCTCAACCGTGCCAATTTTGTCTTTGGCAAATAAGGTGATCGAGCATAACGAGAGAATATACCCGAAGAAACTCGAAGTTACGCGAAGAGACGTAGATACAGCTCCAAAACTTTTGGCATACGATGAGTTGTTTGATCAGTATCACGGTGTAGCAGACATGATCTCCAAAACACAGACACCCCGTGAAGATATAGCGGTTATTTTTAGAAATAACTCTTCAGCTGATGGGATTGAGGTAGCGCTTCGTGAGCTTGATATCCCTTGTAAACGTAAAGGTGGGACAAGCTTTTTTGACTCTCGTGAGGTAAAAGCGGTACTTGACTTGTATACACTTCTTGTAAATGAGTCGGATATGATGGCTTTTATCCATATATTTGAATTTGCACGCGGGATCGGAAGTGCGATGGCAAAAGAGATCTATATAGCACTGAAAAACCTGGGGCAGGGGAGTATGTTTTACGGTCTCTATGCACCGGACGAGTCTATGAAAAATCCTTTTGAAAAAAGAAAACTCAACCACCAACTCGGACTTTTTGACGACTTCTTGGAACTAGGAGCTGTAGGTAAATATGCAAAGCTCGGTTTTGAAGCAAAGTTTATGAAAAATCCCGTGCTTAAGCACCCGAAACTCACAAAAGAATCGGCAACTTTTTTACATAACTTTTATCTGCTTTTCCGCGATCTAAAAGGGATAAAACAGCCAAAAACGATAGTTCGTAAAATAGCAGCTTCGGATTTTTTTAAATATATTGCCGATCTGCTCTCAACAAAACGTGCTACACTAAAAGACGGTAATATTGACGAGAAACAAAAACAGGAATCCCTTGTTAGAATAGAGAGAAAGATGAAACTGCTTCAGGAGCTCTCACATCCTTACAATGAACATGAGCGTTTTTTAAATGCAATGATCCTCGGTTCATCTGACCTTTCACAAGGGGAGGGGGTGAATCTCTTAAGTGTACACGCTTCAAAAGGGTTGGAATATAAAGAGGTGTATGTAGTTGACCTTATGGATGGACGTTTTCCAAATAGAAAACTGATGGTACGAGGCGGAAGTCTGGATGAGGAGAGACGTCTGTTTTATGTAGCGGTCACACGTGCAAAAGATGTCTTATATCTCAGTTATGCAAAATATGACAAGATTAAAAAGCAAAACTTCTTACCATCGCAGTTTGTATATGAAGCGGGACTGGTTCCTAAAGATGAAGGGTATCGTGAGATGGTGCAAAAAGAGATGGATAAAGAGGAGGAAGATTAG
- a CDS encoding NAD(P)/FAD-dependent oxidoreductase, producing MKIAIIGAGASGLFCAIECAKNGVAVDLYEQNTKPAKKILVSGNGRCNISNNSLNSTDFFSQNPTFVEYALKNFGFEHFEKSVNSLGLLLNVLEDGRAYPLSNEAKSVANTFIQTAQNLGVKIITDTKIDSLLKLKENYDAVVVATGSEAASHLGGCSDGYKFAEELGHKIIPTYPSLVQLELNSNLAKKMAGAKVDGEVSLYINGMKENTIAGDILFTNYGVSGFAILDISQMASESLLNYQAVDIAVNLLPNFNAQKLSNHIQKVAKTNSELTIFDILLGLLPTKIVNGVLESLHIVPQTTTLDTKLSKKIANQILNWKFEVSDTHGFRHAEVSGGGVDTSEIDEKTFQSKKENNIYFIGEVLDVVGRRGGYNFAFAWSSAYTASQHIIKNKI from the coding sequence ATGAAAATTGCTATTATAGGGGCTGGAGCATCGGGACTTTTTTGTGCGATCGAGTGTGCAAAAAACGGTGTTGCCGTAGATCTCTACGAGCAAAACACAAAACCTGCAAAAAAGATTCTAGTCTCTGGAAACGGTCGCTGTAACATCTCAAACAATTCTCTAAATTCAACAGACTTTTTCTCCCAAAACCCTACATTTGTCGAGTATGCACTAAAAAACTTTGGCTTTGAGCATTTTGAGAAATCTGTAAACTCTCTTGGACTGCTGCTAAATGTTTTAGAAGACGGTCGTGCATATCCCCTTAGTAATGAAGCAAAATCAGTTGCCAATACATTTATTCAAACAGCTCAAAACCTCGGAGTAAAGATAATTACCGATACAAAGATAGATTCACTTTTAAAACTAAAAGAGAATTATGATGCAGTAGTTGTTGCAACGGGAAGCGAGGCGGCATCACATCTTGGGGGATGTAGTGACGGATATAAATTTGCCGAGGAGTTAGGACATAAAATTATCCCAACCTACCCCTCTTTAGTACAACTTGAACTAAACTCCAACCTGGCAAAAAAGATGGCTGGAGCTAAAGTAGACGGAGAAGTATCACTTTACATTAACGGTATGAAAGAGAATACGATTGCCGGAGATATCCTTTTTACAAACTATGGGGTTTCCGGTTTTGCAATACTCGACATCTCACAAATGGCAAGTGAATCACTTTTAAATTACCAAGCTGTAGATATTGCTGTTAATTTGCTTCCAAACTTTAATGCCCAAAAACTCTCGAATCATATACAAAAGGTTGCAAAGACAAATTCTGAGCTTACCATCTTTGATATCTTGCTTGGGTTGTTACCGACAAAGATTGTAAACGGTGTACTGGAATCTCTTCACATTGTGCCGCAAACAACTACATTAGACACAAAACTCTCTAAAAAAATCGCGAACCAGATTCTAAACTGGAAATTTGAAGTGAGTGATACACACGGTTTCCGTCATGCCGAAGTAAGCGGTGGAGGAGTTGATACTTCAGAGATCGATGAAAAAACATTCCAATCTAAAAAAGAGAATAACATCTACTTTATCGGGGAAGTTCTAGACGTTGTAGGGCGTCGAGGCGGATACAACTTCGCCTTTGCATGGAGTAGTGCTTATACAGCTTCGCAACATATTATAAAAAATAAGATATAA
- a CDS encoding DUF3137 domain-containing protein, whose translation MKSVSELTDFYYKKLHPTLKDLEQDRKKVKKRVITIGVIYTLIAALLFFSLFEYMNIEFIIFSLVGYVALGGIVYRFLISDYRNHFKEKVIRPLIEEIDNSFRYIPDLHVASEYFNRSFLFPSPDRYSGNDLVKGKIDGVDLTFSDVHAEKEHRDSKGRRSYSTIFKGLFIISDFHKNFNGKTVVLPDTAQSTFGDLVGSFLQANNFSRSGDLVKMDSPEFEKEFVVYGSDQIEARYILTHTLMEKILHYRKHSGHPVYVSFRGRNIYMAIEYNKDLFEPSIFNSLLDYKIAMEYIKTLHLSIGIVEELKLNQKLWSKHG comes from the coding sequence ATGAAAAGTGTCAGTGAATTAACAGACTTTTATTATAAAAAACTCCACCCTACATTAAAAGATCTGGAACAAGATCGCAAAAAAGTAAAAAAGCGTGTCATTACAATAGGTGTTATTTATACCCTTATTGCCGCCCTGCTTTTTTTCTCCCTATTCGAGTATATGAATATAGAGTTTATCATTTTTTCTCTTGTGGGTTATGTAGCACTCGGAGGGATAGTATACAGATTTTTAATCTCAGATTACCGGAACCATTTTAAAGAGAAAGTGATCAGACCCCTTATTGAAGAGATTGACAACTCTTTTCGCTACATCCCTGATCTTCATGTCGCTTCGGAGTACTTTAATCGCTCCTTTTTATTTCCCTCTCCCGATCGTTACTCAGGGAATGATCTTGTTAAAGGGAAGATAGACGGCGTTGATCTTACCTTTTCCGATGTTCATGCTGAAAAAGAGCATCGTGATTCCAAAGGGAGACGCTCTTACTCGACAATCTTTAAAGGTTTGTTCATTATCAGTGATTTTCACAAAAATTTTAACGGCAAAACAGTCGTACTCCCTGACACGGCACAAAGTACTTTCGGTGACCTTGTAGGTTCTTTCCTACAAGCAAACAACTTTTCAAGAAGCGGAGATCTGGTAAAGATGGACTCTCCGGAATTTGAAAAAGAGTTTGTAGTATATGGAAGTGATCAGATTGAAGCAAGATATATACTTACTCATACATTAATGGAGAAGATTCTGCACTACAGAAAACACTCGGGTCATCCCGTTTATGTCTCTTTCCGTGGAAGAAATATCTATATGGCAATTGAGTATAATAAAGATCTCTTTGAGCCCTCTATATTTAATTCACTTTTAGACTATAAAATAGCAATGGAGTATATTAAAACTTTACATCTCTCGATTGGGATCGTAGAGGAGTTAAAACTAAATCAAAAACTTTGGAGTAAACATGGATAA
- the murC gene encoding UDP-N-acetylmuramate--L-alanine ligase, whose translation MKIHFIGIGGIGISGLAQYMHYKGHEVSGSDIKDTVITKKLRDMGITVSVPHNADAIDDQDLVIHSAIIRPDNPEVIAAKEKGIEVLARREALLKILDDKKVYSVAGAHGKSTTTAILTAIMEGSAIIGAESKAFGSNVRYDETNDLMIFEADESDGSFINSNPYCSIVINAEPEHMEYYDYNYDRFYDSYKTFIRKAPHKVLNAEDPFLATLKDEFNDATWLYPSEDITKIEFVLINDEPHTRFTLKDLGSFDVWGFGKHIAIDAALAILAANESMDIETIRQNLLNFKGIKKRFDIVGKENNSVIIDDYGHHPTEIKATFQSVKEYAELKGFEKITAIWQPHKYSRTIDNLDEFIKCFEGAEELIILPVWAAGETPRDIDFAEKFKHYNLTLADKLQRADNKITIVRGQEELKTLDNGLIIGFGAGDITYQIRGIA comes from the coding sequence ATGAAGATACATTTTATAGGTATTGGCGGTATAGGAATCTCTGGACTTGCTCAATATATGCATTATAAAGGGCATGAGGTTAGTGGTTCAGATATAAAAGATACTGTAATCACAAAAAAACTTCGTGATATGGGTATCACTGTAAGTGTTCCACATAACGCTGATGCTATAGATGATCAAGATTTAGTTATCCACTCAGCTATTATCCGCCCTGACAATCCGGAAGTAATTGCAGCAAAAGAAAAAGGGATTGAAGTTTTAGCACGTCGTGAAGCACTCCTTAAAATCCTTGATGACAAAAAAGTATATTCTGTAGCAGGTGCACACGGTAAAAGTACAACTACGGCAATACTAACAGCCATTATGGAGGGTTCTGCTATCATCGGTGCCGAATCAAAAGCATTTGGTTCAAACGTTCGTTACGATGAAACAAACGATCTTATGATCTTTGAAGCAGATGAGAGTGACGGAAGTTTTATAAACTCAAATCCTTACTGCTCAATCGTAATCAATGCCGAACCTGAGCATATGGAATATTACGACTATAACTACGATAGATTTTACGACTCATATAAAACATTTATTAGAAAAGCTCCTCATAAAGTGCTCAATGCTGAGGACCCATTTCTTGCAACACTCAAAGATGAGTTTAACGATGCAACTTGGCTCTATCCAAGTGAAGATATTACAAAAATAGAGTTTGTTTTAATCAACGATGAACCACATACAAGATTTACACTCAAAGATCTTGGAAGTTTTGATGTATGGGGCTTTGGAAAACATATTGCTATTGATGCTGCACTTGCTATTTTAGCTGCAAATGAATCTATGGATATTGAAACTATCAGACAAAACCTATTAAACTTTAAAGGGATCAAAAAACGTTTCGATATCGTTGGTAAAGAGAACAACAGCGTAATCATTGATGACTATGGACATCATCCAACAGAGATCAAAGCGACTTTCCAGTCTGTAAAAGAGTATGCTGAACTTAAAGGATTTGAAAAAATTACCGCTATTTGGCAACCGCATAAATACTCACGTACGATCGATAATCTCGATGAATTCATTAAATGTTTTGAAGGTGCAGAGGAGCTTATTATCCTCCCTGTGTGGGCTGCCGGTGAAACACCTCGCGATATCGACTTTGCCGAAAAATTCAAACATTACAATCTAACTCTTGCAGATAAACTTCAACGAGCAGACAATAAAATCACCATTGTCAGAGGTCAAGAGGAGCTTAAAACTCTTGATAACGGTCTTATTATCGGTTTTGGAGCGGGTGATATTACATACCAGATAAGAGGGATTGCATAA